The Dioscorea cayenensis subsp. rotundata cultivar TDr96_F1 chromosome 8, TDr96_F1_v2_PseudoChromosome.rev07_lg8_w22 25.fasta, whole genome shotgun sequence genome segment GTACTAGTCccagagaaagagaagaagatgggAAGAGGAAGAGTGCAGTTGAAGAGAATAGAGAACAAGATCAACAGACAAGTGACCTTCTCCAAGCGCAGATCAGGTTTGCTAAAGAAAGCACATGAAATCTCAGTCTTGTGTGATGCTGAAGTTGCTCTTATTGTCTTCTCCACTAAAGGAAAGCTCTATGAATACTCAAGTGACTCCAggtacacacacatacatatatatatacatgcatattctttcattgaaaatatatatataggtatgataaaagtttttcttctttaaaagtTATTCTTTGTTATCTTCATTCTTAATTGATCATCAAAACTTACATTTATCATATGGTtcttgttttgcttttgttcttAGTTTGTATCTTTATCTTATACTGCTCATAATTCTCTATGTTTCTACGTGATTGTTATTAGTTTTAATGTGCTGGTGCAATATAAATTCATAGTTCATGTTCTCAGTGTTTTAAGTactctttctcttgttattTTATAGAATATTAAGGATGTTGTATTTAGAAAAGTTTTAGtaacttgtatatatatatatatatatagtagacattattcATGATCAGttgtatatatatcatgatcTTCACTGTTGTGATTGTCAATGAGATGCAAACAGTTCTCTAATTAAGAGCTAATAGATAAGATGAATTTCATAAtttatgaaatgaaaagaaaattaaacatggctgaagttttaaaatttttttgttttgatatgacAGTATGGAAAGAATCATTGAACGTTATGAGCATTACTCATATGCAGAAAAGGCTCTCTCAATGACAGAACCTGATTCACAGGTATTTTTGTCTATttaatatcaatttaatttCCCTTTTGAGCTCATTTGAGAGTTGTTTGTTAATTACATGCATTAATTCTatgctttttattcaagaacttttaatttatatatatcaccACATGCAGCAATTGGTTTGCTAATTTGATTGTTAATGCAAATTTAGGGAGATTGGTTCCTTGAATATGGTAAGCTGAAGGCCAAGATAGAGATTATCCAAAAAAGTCAAAGGTGATGTGATTTGCTATATATTTTGATCAAAGAATCAATGTTGAATTAATCACATATAATATCAAATTCATCCAATCACAtgtgcatatattattatgtatatatacatatatgtatgatcAGATGTGCATGTATTCTTCATTAATCCTGACAGGCATCTCATGGGAGATCAACTTGATACATTGGGTATAAAACAACTCCAACATCTAGAACAACAGCTTGAGAATTCCTTGAAGCATATTAGATCAAGAAaggtaattaatttataatttatcagAAAATTAAAACTAGTTTAGATAGTGCTACATGCATGATGtttataattaatgtttcaCTTTCAGAGCCATCTTCTATCAGATTCGATAGCCGATCTTCAAAAGAAGGTACATTTAACATCTAATTCATGAAATAATGTTCAATGTTTATAAAGAGAAGTATAAGTTTTGAGGAAAAACATTCTCTGTATATGAGCAGGAGAAGTTACTAATGGAGCAAAACAAACTTCTTGAAAATGAGGTATATATGTTTGTCATCCATTGTTGATAATGAATTGAATGAAGTCTTCATGAATTAGTGAATGATATATACAAACTAAACAGGTCATGGAGAAGGAGAAAGCAAGAGCAATGGCAGAGCAAACACAATGGGAGCAGCAAAATCAAGCACAACAAACAACAAGCTGTTCTTCAGCACCTTCATTCCTTATAACAACGGACTCACTTCCCACCCTAAACATTGGGTATCTacaaacttcttcttcttctaatgcaCATACGAATGTATGGTCTCTCCAAACAATTTGCTTTACTGCATGCAACTCTTCCAGTTTTCACTGGGTTTAAAGAATTAACTTATCAATTCAACTTGATGATGCAGTAATTTTCAAGGGAGagcaaatgaagaagaacaGGAAGGACAAAGGAATCAGGTTCAGATTGCCAGTAGTAGCCTTTTGCCTCCATGGATGCTTCGTCCTCAATGAAGGATAAGATCAATACATGATCTATATCCACCTATctatctctttatatatatatatatatatatatgtatcatgtGTGTGTATTGACATAAATTCAAGTATTTTGTCTCTAGAAGTTTGTTTGTACTGATACTGTTTTGTCTATCTTcagagttatatatattttctatttaaatatatattggtTTGGTGTTGTACTCCTCATGAACATTGTAAggcttaaacagagacaacaaatacCGAAGTTACCGGCCAGAATGTCCttttctcataatatatatataaaagctgcCGGCTTTGGTTCATTGCACATCAAAGGAAAGCAAGATCAAACTCTCTCTCAGTTTGGGTGAGATCTCTGAagccttcttctttttttttttttcatgtcttGGCAATGTTTTCTCTTAGGGAAAGGCGGGGGAACTtgtgatttttggttttttcttttcttcatgaaaTAGTTTGTTGAAAAGTGTTGAATTTTAGAATATGGATATGTTAATTTGTTGGTTTTGAGGATCTTTAAATGGATTTGCAGATAGTCAAGGCTCATGGCAAATTCAGTTCTTGTTACTACTTCAAAAAAGCTTATCCAAATAGATGTTGTTTCAGACACTGTTTGTGCATGGTGTTTTGTGGGGAAGAAGAACATAGAGAAAGCTATGGATCTAGTCAAGGATCAATTTGATTTTGAGGTTCTCAGGTTCTCTTCTTGCATTTGAATCAATATTCCATTGCTTTTACTCATTTTCCAATTGTTAGGTGAGATGGCATCCATATTTTCTAAATCCTTCTGCACCTAAAGAAGGTATAAAAAAGACTGATCTTTATAAGCTGAAATATGGGGTTGAAAAATCTGAAGCAACTTCATCAAGAATGAAAAAGGTACTGACTTCTTACATGTAAACTTCTTTCGATGTTTACTTTGCAAGGCCATAACTTATAAATACTGAATTCTTGAAATCTTTGTAGGTATTCCAGGGTATCGGTCTTGAATATGATCCTTCCGGGCTCACGTATGTCTACTGTGTGTCTCTGTGTGTTCTCTAATTGTAAGCACAAAAAGGATGACAATTTGCAGTAACTTGTTGTGACAGGGGAAATACAGTAGACAGTCATAGGCTCATAGCATTGGCTGCACAGCAGGGCTATGACAAGCAAAATGCTCTTGTGGAGGAGTTGTTCTTCAATTACTTTTGTGAAGGGAAGTATGTTGGAGATCAGTAAGTGTTTTGGTGAATTGTTATATAATCTCTGTTAAACATATGCATAAGCCAAATAATGTGGAGATAAAATGGATATGATAAACTTCAATGCAGTCAAGTTCTTTTAGATGCTGCTGAAAAGGTTGGCATAGAAAGAGCTGCAGACGTGCTTGAAGATCCAAGCAAGCTGCTTGAAGAGGTTCATTTGTTTAGTTTTCTAGTTTCTTACTAAATATCAAAAACTTGAATATGTGTTGGGCTTCTTATAGATCAACGAAGAGCTCGAGAAATATCCCGCTCGTGGCATGGGTGTCCCTCTTTTTCTGGTATACGATTATTAATGTTTGTCAATGAATAATCTTCTGAATTATGATTTCTGAACTCATGTTTTCAATAGATAAATGGAGAGCACAAGATTTCTGGTGGCCAGCCACCTGAGGTGTTCTTGAAAACATTTCAAGAAATAGCAGAGAATAGAACTACATGAATCTGCTACAATTTACAGTATGAAACACATTTAAATCTGTTTTGGAGTCTTGAATTATGACTGTTGCACAATCTATCTTCTGTTATTGTAATACATGGTGACATGTGAGACCTTGCTTTGTTAATTTCAGCATGGACTTATATTTGTGAGGAATAAATCAAAGTCATTATGAACTTTATCACACTGTTAATTAGTTGGTTGTCACTTGAACATATGATTCACATTAAACATGCTACTCTTTGTCTATCTAGTCCTTATTTAAGTCCCCATGAGATCACAGGCACACACATACTACACATGTGTTTGTGAGTCTAAACAGAATAatgatggagaagatgaaggaaGGAAGGAAGGGACTAGGCGATGACATCGAAGATGTGGAAGAGTCCTTATTGGAGAAGCTGAGCCAGCTACTAGACTTGCTGGAAAAACTCTATGACTTCTTGGATGATGCCAAGTCTGTGATGTTGCGCCACTGGGTCTTGACCATGGCCCTTCCCATGGCCTTGATCATCCTCTACTGCTGCTATTGTCGTtgcaacaagaagaagaacaagaagaagaagaagaaggagaaagctGTGGAGAGGGATTACAACTCTGAGAGTGATGATCATAGAACTGAGTGTTGCTTGGACTTGCATTCATGGGATTTCAAGGTTTCATGGTGGTAGAGTTTAGCACATTAATCTATGTGTTTCTTGTCATCCTTCCTTCTTTGCAGCTAGTTATTAAGTACTAGCATTCATGGGATTTCAAGGTTTCATGGTGGTAGAGTTTAGCACATTAATCTATGTGTTTCTTGTCATCCTTCCTTCTTTGCAACTAGTTATTAAGTTAATGATATAATCAATAACTGCAATGCCTTATTAGAGTTGAAAGAATATTTGTTATTTGATCAAAAATTGAAGGCATGTTTTTCACATTCTGCTCATGAAACtgagtaaaagaaatgaaaaatatgagagttCCTCTGTCCTAATGGAAGCAACCAAGAAACTCTCCAATCTTGGCCATGATTTAAAGATTTTGTCTGATTGACCATGGTAATAAACTTCTATGTAAAAAAAGCAAGATAAAAGATAATACTGAAGCTCTGATacatttattatgatttatttctgcAAATACATTAATAGAGCTTGTGGAATAGAAGAGGTATGCCATACTTCGATTTTAATGAGAGACCGAAAACAGTTTGGTGCTTATATGCCGGTGATATGACAAATGCGAAGCTCTGCAACACCATTGCTAGAACTATCTTGGCTTCAATCATTGCAAAGTTCATTCCCATGTAAATTCTTGACCCCAGCATGAAAGGCATGTAGGCCATTGGATGTTTTGATGCCTTGGAAACTCCTTCAGCAAAGCGGCTTGGATCAAACTGGTCGAAGTTTTCGCCCCATTGTTATGGATCATATATATTCATGGTGCACTGCTATCATCAGCATTAATTTCTACATCAACACCAGCAGAAATAGTCAGGTTTCCaatcttcatttcttcattcCCAATCTTCATGACAAATGGGATAGGAGGATACAACCTCAATGTTTCATGGATTATCATGTTTAGCTGCAAAATCAACAAATCTCAATGCAACTGAATAATTTTAGATCATGCATGGGTTCTTAAACTGCATTGCTAGTGAGCTTACTATTTTGAGCTGGTTTATATTTACTAAAGTTGGTCTTTGTCCTTTGAGCACTTGATGAATTTCCTCTTGAGCTCTAACTTTTATCGATCTCTTTGTATGATATATGTAACCTATTATCGATCTCTTCTTATCTGACAATCACCACCATTGAATTTCTGaaacaattacaaaataattaCTTAATAGTATTTAATTTAGTTACATGAAAGATCTGAaaagaagtatatatattacaataaaaGATACATTAGGATACATAGAGCTTGTGGACAACTAGACAAGAGAAGCTAAGAGAGTGTTCAACAGCAGTTATTGTTCTCAACATCTGTGACATTGCTTTCTTCTTGATCATGACTTCTGAAGATTTTATTATGACCAGTGGATTCAGTGGAACATGTTGATGGAAAATTTTCAAAGGTCCAGAGAGTAGTAGTGACACATTGCTGGAATGGTGTAACAATACCAACAGTTGATTATGATACAAAGTTGACCATTGGAGCATGTTAGATGACAAGTGCGAAAAGTTTCGTTTTTATTAGTACCAGTCAGTGATTCCTCAAAAGCTTCCAAGTTTTACAATCTAATCACCAAAATTGTTATTAGTTGTGATGTCaattttgatgaagaaaatatctGCTCATGCACCAATAAAAGTGATGAAAAGCAATTCTCAGACGTGGAAGGCAAGAAGTAGACACGTCTCTGTATACAATTGTTTTAGCAGAaatattttacttaattttttttctttaacaaaTGCGGCCGTGCCCATAAATTAAAATCGATTATTCAGTTTATGTATTTTATCACTCATCAATACAGGGTTTGAGTTACAAACACTCACTAATAACTAGAGATTTATTAGTACCATTGCGTCCATActctaaaaatttttcaaaatattaattatgtatgtattttgtgatttttttatttgaaaaataaataattttaaatattttacatgtagaaatatatatatatatatatatatttctatttataaGCCTTAATAAATGATTCATGGGCAAGACAAGAGAACTGAGGGCTGTTTTGGGGAAAAAAGATTGTCTTAGAGCGGGTACATTTTGGGAACATATGAAAAAGGGTATTCTGGGAATTCAATTCATTGACAACTTCAGTGAGAGGGTTTTCACTTTCGGATTGGAAACGATAAAAACAACAACACGATTTTTGGGGATTTTCTCTTTGGAGGTGTTGCTGATGAAGGATCCAATCCAAGCCTTGATCTTGGAGTCCATGCTTCTCATTTCGGAGATTTTTGATGTTTGATTCGTGTTTGGAAgtggtttttttctttgaattctttgaATTGTTGGTAATGTCTTTAGGGAAAGATCCGACCTTGTTGGAGCAATcgtgattgtttttttttaattatttttttcgaATTGTTTGGAATTCGGCCAAGTGTATTTGATTTCATCGATCAGTGAAAAGTCCAAATTTTGGggcctttttttatatatggatCGAGAGATTGGTGAAAAATGAAAATCCTTGATTTAGATGTGAttgtttttaggttttttatttttaatagtttCTGGATCTGAGCAGATGATGAGAAATGAATGCTTTTGATCTGTTGATTTGGAGTGAGTGTTGAGGTTTGGCGAAGCGCCGGAGATGCGGCGGAGGGCGCCCGAGTTCCGGCGGTCCTCCAGGAAGAAGCTTTCGGATTGGATCTGGTGGCTTCTGGGTTTCTTTATTGTCGCAGGACTCGTGCTCTTCATCGTCCACCATCGCCATGAAAGTACATTCGAGCCCCCAATCAAGGTCCCTGACTTTGTCCCTGGTTTATGCTTAATTTttctcttatgttttctttcattctttatCATGTGATGTGAGTTAAAAAATTGCTTCTTGGAATTGTATCCTAATGATTAAATCTCATTtggtttttatgatttttatcaacTCATTGTGTTGAATTAGATTTGATGATTGAGTCGTCACTGTCCAAGTGAAGTACTTGTACTAACTTTGGATTCTTAAATTTCATCATTTTGATGGTTTATCTTTTTCTGGTAGATGATTATGTGCTGTTGTAGGAAGGGAAAACTTTCACTTGTGTAACTGATATTTGTAGTAAATTTTCATATTGTTTTCATGGAAACTGAAGAGAATAAGAGTACTTTGTATTGAGCATGTTAGCAATGCTTTTATTGGCTTAAATTGTATTGAAATCATGTTTCAATGACAAATTAGAAGATGAAATCTACCTGCACACTACTCTAGAAGATACCGAGGTTGCTGTGGGTGTAAAATCTCccagatattttttttttgtctctttcaCATTGTTGTGGCCATTTGCTATTTGTTGCTTCTAGTCCTTAGTAATGTTCATACGAATGTCATAATTTGGTTTTTCAGAGAAGCGAATGTTAATTAATTTCCGTGTTTAACTCTCTGTTTTGATGGAAGGTATTGATCATTCATATTTTCCTAAGCATGAAATAGtagtttctattttttctcCCATTATTTTGACCCATTCAAGCACTTAATCATGCATATAGTAAATGGTAATTGACAAAGAAATGCCCTAGGATTGGTTAACCCAAATTATGTTTGTTGAGCCTTCccttgatattttgtttttttgttttttcttcttgccTTCTAGAATAGAGCCCTGCAATTGAAGAGGTTCTTTGTCATTCATGGCTTTGTTGCCTTGCTGCAgtttgaaaatacaaagtagtcaaattttcttttttctgattCATGAAAGACTTTATTCTGGAATTCAATGATAAGTTAAAATTATGAGTTTGTATTATGCATCATTGTTTCTCACTCTATTACTTGTTGATCTTTTCAGGATGTGAATACCAAATTTGAAGATGCTTCTCAGGAAAGTGTAAATTTCACACAAGAACTTGTAAGCAGTACCTCCTTTGCTAGGCAACTGATTGACCAAATGACGCTTGCCAAAGCTTATGTCATCATTGCAAAAGAGCGGAGTAATGCCCAACTTGCTTGGGAGCTCAGCTCACAGATCAGGAAGTGCCAAAGATTGCTCTCTCAAGCAGCTGTGAGGGGGAAATCCGTCACCCTGGAAGAAGCCCACCCAGTTGTTAGTCGCTTATCAGAGCTGATTTACAGGTCCCGAGATAACCATTATGATATCAGTACCATGATTGTTACACTCAAGAAGCATTCCCAAGCTCTCGAAGAACGGGCAATAGCAGCAACAGTGCAAAGCGCTGAATTTGGTCAATTGGCTGCTGAATCCTTGCCAAAATATCTCCACTGCCTGAACATCAAACTGACCATGGATTGGTTCGAAAACCTGAAGCTCAAAAAACTTGCTGATGAGCAGAGAAATTCTCCACGACTTGTCGACATCAACCTGTACCATTTCTGCATATTCTCAGATAATGTGCTGGCAACATCTGTTGTCATCAATTCCACCGTATCAAATTCTGATCATCCGCAACAGCTTGTGTTTCATGTGGTCACAGATGCAGTCAATTACTATGCCATGAAGGCTTGGTTTCTGAGGAATAATTTCCAAGGATGCACAGTAGACATCCAGAacattgatgatttttcttgGCTGAATGCCTCTTATTCTCCAATGGTGAAACGGTTGCTGAATGAAGAAACCCAGCATCAGTATTTGAGTGGAGTTACAGCAGGTGAAAATGAAGACTTGAAATTTAGGAGCCCAAAATTTGTGTCTTTGCTAAACCACCTGCGCTTCTACATCCCGGAAGTATACCCATATTTGGAGAAGGTGGTATTTCTGGACGATGATGTTGTGGTGCAAAAGGATCTAACTCCTCTATTTTCTTTGGATTTGCATGGAAATGTGATGGGAGCTGTGGAGACTTGCCTGGAGGCATTCCACCGATTTTACAAGTATCTAAATTTCTCCAATCCTTTGATTAGCTCAAAATTTGATCCGCAGGCTTGCGGGTGGGCATTTGGTGTGAATGTCTTCGACCTAGCAGCATGGAAGAAGGCAAACGTGACTGGACGGTATCACTACTGGCTAGAACAGAATTCAGACCAGTTGCTTTGGAAGAAGGGGGCTCTCCCTCCCGGTCTCCTGGTGTTTTACGGGTTGATGGAGCCACTTGATCGGAGATGGCATGTCTTGGGATTGGGCTATGACATGGAGGTAGATGATAGGTTAATAGATAGTGCCGCCGTTGCACATTTTAATGGAAATATGAAGCCATGGCAGAAGTTAGCTATCAGTAGGTACAAACATTTGTGGCAACAGTATATTAATCTCTCCAACACGCATCTTCAAGACTGCATCATGAATTGAAGCATTACACCCTGAAAATTCTTCTACGATGTACTCTCAATACTCTTATCGGTTCATATTAGAGAAGTGCATCActcttcttgttttcattgtttgtgAATGTAAAAGGAACATGTACATGAGAAAGTAACTCTACCTCACACCTAGTGAGGTTTGATTTTGGAAAATGTAATAATCTCACTGTTAGATGGTTTTGTATTGCATTACAGAGGATCAGTTCCTGATGTTATTCTTTTTCAGGGTTCTGTACATTGCTCTAGTGGTTTGATGTGCAAGTTTTTGCTGCCAAACTACCTTGAATTGATTGccagatttgaaaattttccccTCTTCAATGATAATATTAATTGCTCGAATTCCTAATTTTGCTATGTCTTGTTGACTCTGAATTCaatgataatattttcaaaCTGTGCAGGACCTATCAGTTTCAAGGAATTGAACGGACAAGGATATCATGCAGGATGATCTCTCTCAAAAGCAGATAAGTTGCATTGCATCCTGTGAAAGACGAGAAGGATGACCAACCTTTAAAGCAGCTCATGAAACACCAACCTCATATATACAAACAACTCATTTGCTTTTCCTGAATGACCACTACCGCATTGCCATTTACTGCTGCTGGTTTGCAGTTGCAATGCTTTGCACATGAGCTCAGTTAAGGAACTCTCATGATATGTTGAGCTTCCAGCTGAAAAAGAAAGCTTGCTGACCATAaaactctctctatatatagaaCTGAACCAGAATGCAGGGAATCCACAGCATAGTGACAAGGTGTGTTGAATCCAATGATGGGAGT includes the following:
- the LOC120266966 gene encoding truncated transcription factor CAULIFLOWER A-like isoform X1, producing MGRGRVQLKRIENKINRQVTFSKRRSGLLKKAHEISVLCDAEVALIVFSTKGKLYEYSSDSSMERIIERYEHYSYAEKALSMTEPDSQGDWFLEYGKLKAKIEIIQKSQRHLMGDQLDTLGIKQLQHLEQQLENSLKHIRSRKSHLLSDSIADLQKKEKLLMEQNKLLENEVMEKEKARAMAEQTQWEQQNQAQQTTSCSSAPSFLITTDSLPTLNIGNFQGRANEEEQEGQRNQVQIASSSLLPPWMLRPQ
- the LOC120266968 gene encoding uncharacterized protein LOC120266968; protein product: MANSVLVTTSKKLIQIDVVSDTVCAWCFVGKKNIEKAMDLVKDQFDFEVRWHPYFLNPSAPKEGIKKTDLYKLKYGVEKSEATSSRMKKVFQGIGLEYDPSGLTGNTVDSHRLIALAAQQGYDKQNALVEELFFNYFCEGKYVGDHQVLLDAAEKVGIERAADVLEDPSKLLEEINEELEKYPARGMGVPLFLINGEHKISGGQPPEVFLKTFQEIAENRTT
- the LOC120266385 gene encoding hexosyltransferase GAUT11-like, whose product is MRRRAPEFRRSSRKKLSDWIWWLLGFFIVAGLVLFIVHHRHESTFEPPIKDVNTKFEDASQESVNFTQELVSSTSFARQLIDQMTLAKAYVIIAKERSNAQLAWELSSQIRKCQRLLSQAAVRGKSVTLEEAHPVVSRLSELIYRSRDNHYDISTMIVTLKKHSQALEERAIAATVQSAEFGQLAAESLPKYLHCLNIKLTMDWFENLKLKKLADEQRNSPRLVDINLYHFCIFSDNVLATSVVINSTVSNSDHPQQLVFHVVTDAVNYYAMKAWFLRNNFQGCTVDIQNIDDFSWLNASYSPMVKRLLNEETQHQYLSGVTAGENEDLKFRSPKFVSLLNHLRFYIPEVYPYLEKVVFLDDDVVVQKDLTPLFSLDLHGNVMGAVETCLEAFHRFYKYLNFSNPLISSKFDPQACGWAFGVNVFDLAAWKKANVTGRYHYWLEQNSDQLLWKKGALPPGLLVFYGLMEPLDRRWHVLGLGYDMEVDDRLIDSAAVAHFNGNMKPWQKLAISRYKHLWQQYINLSNTHLQDCIMN
- the LOC120266969 gene encoding synaptotagmin-2-like; protein product: MMEKMKEGRKGLGDDIEDVEESLLEKLSQLLDLLEKLYDFLDDAKSVMLRHWVLTMALPMALIILYCCYCRCNKKKNKKKKKKEKAVERDYNSESDDHRTECCLDLHSWDFKVSWW
- the LOC120266966 gene encoding truncated transcription factor CAULIFLOWER A-like isoform X2, whose protein sequence is MGRGRVQLKRIENKINRQVTFSKRRSGLLKKAHEISVLCDAEVALIVFSTKGKLYEYSSDSSMERIIERYEHYSYAEKALSMTEPDSQGDWFLEYGKLKAKIEIIQKSQRHLMGDQLDTLGIKQLQHLEQQLENSLKHIRSRKSHLLSDSIADLQKKEKLLMEQNKLLENEVMEKEKARAMAEQTQWEQQNQAQQTTSCSSAPSFLITTDSLPTLNIGYLQTSSSSNAHTN